A single window of Elgaria multicarinata webbii isolate HBS135686 ecotype San Diego chromosome 17, rElgMul1.1.pri, whole genome shotgun sequence DNA harbors:
- the AIMP2 gene encoding aminoacyl tRNA synthase complex-interacting multifunctional protein 2 isoform X1, protein MPMYKVRPFHGGPGSAVRAEHLPTCMYRVRNVHRCSEGSGCSSSSSSSPHQDEVDPSLQALESRQEEILRRLYELKAAVDGLSKMIQTPDADFDVTNIIQADEHAPLAASAAELDNLLGKDYGALKDIVINANPSLPPLSLLVLHSLLCENYKILSAVHTHSSVKSVPENLLKCFGEQTKKQSRHEYQLGFTLIWKDVPKPQMKFSIQTMCPIEGEGNIARFLFSLLGQKHNAVTATLIDSWVDTAIFQLQGGSAKEKAAVLRSMNAALGKTSWLVGNELTVADIVAWCMLQQTKSTNGVPANVQKWLKSCENLAPFNSALKLMK, encoded by the exons ATGCCCATGTATAAGGTGAGGCCCTTTCACGGGGGGCCTGGCTCGGCGGTGCGGGCCGAGCATCTCCCCACCTGCATGTACCGGGTGCGCAATGTGCACCGCTGCTCCGAGGGCTCcggctgctcttcctcctcctcctcctcgccgcaCCAG GATGAAGTTGATCCATCACTTCAGGCACTTGAATCCCGCCAGGAAGAGATCTTAAGGCGGTTGTATGAACTGAAAGCTGCTGTGGATGGTCTCTCAAAGATGATCCAAACGCCGGATGCAGACTTTGATGTAACAAACATAATCCAAGCAGATGAACATGCTCCTTTAGCTGCCAGTGCTGCAGAGCTGGATAATTTACTTGGAAAG GACTATGGTGCTCTGAAGGATATTGTGATCAATGCAAACCCTTCTCTCCCTCCACTGTCACTGTTAGTACTCCACAGCTTGCTGTGTGAGAACTACAAGATACTATCAGCGGTTCATACACATTCATCTGTGAAGAGCGTGCCAGAAAACCTCCTGAAATGCTTTGGTGAGCAGACTAAGAAGCAGTCCCGTCATGAATACCAGCTGGGCTTTACATTAATTTGGAAAGACG TGCCAAAACCCCAGATGAAGTTCAGCATTCAAACCATGTGTCCTATTGAAGGAGAAGGAAACATTGCAAGGTTCTTGTTCTCCTTACTCGGTCAGAAGCATAATGCAGTTACAGCAACTCTGATAGACAGCTGGGTAGATACAGCCATCTTCCAGCTGCAAGGAGGGAGCGCTAAAGAAAAGGCAGCAGTTTTGCGATCCATGAATGCAGCTCTTGGGAAGACGTCCTGGTTGGTGGGAAATGAACTGACGGTAGCTGACATTGTGGCTTGGTGCATGCTACAGCAGACCAAGAGTACCAACGGTGTTCCAGCCAACGTGCAGAAGTGGCTCAAGTCGTGTGAGAATCTGGCACCTTTTAACTCAGCTCTCAAGTTAATGAAGTAA
- the AIMP2 gene encoding aminoacyl tRNA synthase complex-interacting multifunctional protein 2 isoform X2 has translation MPMYKDEVDPSLQALESRQEEILRRLYELKAAVDGLSKMIQTPDADFDVTNIIQADEHAPLAASAAELDNLLGKDYGALKDIVINANPSLPPLSLLVLHSLLCENYKILSAVHTHSSVKSVPENLLKCFGEQTKKQSRHEYQLGFTLIWKDVPKPQMKFSIQTMCPIEGEGNIARFLFSLLGQKHNAVTATLIDSWVDTAIFQLQGGSAKEKAAVLRSMNAALGKTSWLVGNELTVADIVAWCMLQQTKSTNGVPANVQKWLKSCENLAPFNSALKLMK, from the exons ATGCCCATGTATAAG GATGAAGTTGATCCATCACTTCAGGCACTTGAATCCCGCCAGGAAGAGATCTTAAGGCGGTTGTATGAACTGAAAGCTGCTGTGGATGGTCTCTCAAAGATGATCCAAACGCCGGATGCAGACTTTGATGTAACAAACATAATCCAAGCAGATGAACATGCTCCTTTAGCTGCCAGTGCTGCAGAGCTGGATAATTTACTTGGAAAG GACTATGGTGCTCTGAAGGATATTGTGATCAATGCAAACCCTTCTCTCCCTCCACTGTCACTGTTAGTACTCCACAGCTTGCTGTGTGAGAACTACAAGATACTATCAGCGGTTCATACACATTCATCTGTGAAGAGCGTGCCAGAAAACCTCCTGAAATGCTTTGGTGAGCAGACTAAGAAGCAGTCCCGTCATGAATACCAGCTGGGCTTTACATTAATTTGGAAAGACG TGCCAAAACCCCAGATGAAGTTCAGCATTCAAACCATGTGTCCTATTGAAGGAGAAGGAAACATTGCAAGGTTCTTGTTCTCCTTACTCGGTCAGAAGCATAATGCAGTTACAGCAACTCTGATAGACAGCTGGGTAGATACAGCCATCTTCCAGCTGCAAGGAGGGAGCGCTAAAGAAAAGGCAGCAGTTTTGCGATCCATGAATGCAGCTCTTGGGAAGACGTCCTGGTTGGTGGGAAATGAACTGACGGTAGCTGACATTGTGGCTTGGTGCATGCTACAGCAGACCAAGAGTACCAACGGTGTTCCAGCCAACGTGCAGAAGTGGCTCAAGTCGTGTGAGAATCTGGCACCTTTTAACTCAGCTCTCAAGTTAATGAAGTAA
- the ANKRD61 gene encoding ankyrin repeat domain-containing protein 61, which produces MTNDTATLQDLLHSTCPPVISKKKRNYTVFHHLLYHHPNRHRTAGCCLNVHQRTKGGHAKKRLRTELKENLNVNFYEFRCRDHHPLHLAVQTGCHHIIPDLVKRGAKVNDRAKTGQTALHLASEILNQQAIKLLLQCGANVNLATAGAKETALHLAVWSSSCKAGIILAAGGKCVELLLLNGANVHMKNWEGQEAIHSACRNGREDIINLLLNYGADANSLTQQEESPLFLFLQKSINLRKAEVMKKLLSLSYPLKLTDYKGHLPEALYLPHCKRLKDKLIQVSFEVLSLQDICKFNIRKIYGGNTKCRLKGIIPTRLWNSIYIHQEFSYAAKVSL; this is translated from the exons ATGACCAATGATACGGCCACGCTTCAAGATTTATTGCATTCAACCTGTCCGCCGGTTATTTCCAAG AAGAAAAGGAATTACACAGTGTTTCACCATCTATTATATCATCACCCAAATAGGCACAGAACTGCAGGATGTTGCTTGAACGTGCATCAGAGAACCAAAGGAGGCCATGCTAAAAAACGTCTTCGTACCGAACTAAAGGAGAACCTCAACGTAAATTTTTACGAGTTCAGATGCCGTGACCACCATCCTCTACATTTAGCTGTACAGACTGGATGTCACCACATTATACCAGACTTGGTGAAACGCGGAGCAAAAGTAAACGACAGAGCCAAGACAGGCCAAACGGCTCTTCACCTAGCTTCTGAAATTCTCAACCAACAGGCAATTAAACTTTTGCTCCAGTGTGGAGCAAACGTAAATCTCGCAACTGCAGGTGCCAAAGAAACTGCACTCCACTTAGCTGTCTGGTCTTCATCCTGCAAGGCAGGTATCATCTTAGCAGCAGGTGGTAAGTGTGTGGAGCTACTGTTACTCAATGGAGCGAACGTACACATGAAAAATTGGGAAGGGCAAGAAGCCATTCACAGTGCTTGCAGAAACGGCAGAGAAGATATCATTAACCTCTTACTGAATTACGGTGCAGATGCTAACTCTTTAACGCAGCAAGAGGAGTCTCCACTCTTTCTGTTCCTCCAAAAAAGTATTAATTTAAGAAAAGCGGAAGTAATGAAGAAACTGCTCAGCCTATCGTATCCTTTGAAACTGACTGACTACAAAGGTCATCTCCCCGAAGCGCTGTACCTTCCACATTGCAAGCGACTGAAAGACAAGCTCATCCAAGTCTCTTTCGAGGTCTTGTCCTTGCAGGATATCTGCAAATTCAACATCCGGAAAATATATGGGGGAAACACGAAATGCCGGCTAAAAGGAATCATTCCAACCCGACTGTGGAATTCCATATACATTCATCAGGAGTTCTCATACGCTGCAAAAGTTTCTTTGTGA